The genomic interval TTTCCCAATAGCGAAGAACATAGGGTTCAAGGTTTAAAAGTTCACTGACTTCACCAATTTTAAAATAAAGTTTATCGGGAATGGTTACACTACGTTGGGTTTGTGCCATAAAACAACTCGAAAAACCATACGTATGGCATATCGTGAATTATTTGAATCAAAAACCCACAACACACAACACACGTTCACTTATTTATTTAATGCCATCTTCAGGATTTGGGATGGCTTAAAGGTTAAAACCTTGCGTGCCGTAATCTCAATCTCTTGGCCTGTTTGCGGGTTACGTCCTATGCGGGGTCTTTTTTGACGAACCACAAAATTACCAAAACCGGAAATCTTGATTTTTTCGCCTTTTTCCAAGGTTGATTTTATTGTTTCAAAAATGAGCTCGACAATATCCTGAGCCTCTTTTTTGGAGAAACCAATTTTTTCGTAAATGGATTCCACAATATCCGCTTTGGTCATGGCGCCTTCCAGGCTTTCATCATCAGCTTCCGTCATAATTTCCTTCCTTTCATGAAAATGAATACTACTCCCCAAGGTAAGCCCTAAGCCCAAAACCCTCTGCCTAAGGCGGAAGGTTTGATCCAGCAAGGCTTGTCCGCCGAAGTCCCCGCCAACGAGCGGGGACGTAGGTGGATATAAAACATTTTACCTAAAAACTAATACTTATCAAGCGTTTATCTTAAAGAAACTGCAAGATCTTTTTGGAGGCGTTTTACCAGATTAAAATGGACCTGGTTCACTTCCTCATCAGTTAAAGTACGCTCGGCATTTTGGTACATCATGGAAAGAGCCAAACTCTTCTTACCATCGGGAATCCCTTGCCCCTGATAGAGATCAAAGAGATCCACTTTATCAAGCCATGGAATGGTATACCCTGAAATGGTTTCCAAAATTTTTCCAAAGCTTAAATCTTTATCGGCAATCAAAGCCATGTCACGACCGATACTTGGAAAATGAGACAAGGGTTTGAATTCATTTTTTTTGGTTTTCCACTTTGAAACCAGTTTATCAAAACACACATCAAAAACATACACGGGTTCGTTAAATTCAAATTTTTGGGCGACTTCAGGATGAAGGGCTCCCAACACACCCAATCTTGTATCACCGCACATGATCTTAAGTGATTGATGGGGATGCAAATAAGAAACTCCGGCTCCATCAATCCAGGAAACAGCGACTTGGTTAAACAAGTATGTTAAAAACCCCTTTCCATCAAAAAAGTCAAGGTTCCTGGGGGAAGCTCTCCATTGCTTATCCCATAAAGCTCCCGTAAAAACACCGGTTAATCTTTTTTCTTGAAGTGAAGAAGACGGGTACACCGAACGTATTTCAAAAAATCTTAATGAAGAGGAAGCTTGTTTGTTTTTTACCAGGGTTGTCAAAAGCTGGGGAACAAGCGACTGGCGCATCACGGACATTTCCTGGCTTAATGGATTTTGAATAAGCACCGCGCCTTCCTGATTCAAATTTATTTTTGCAGCCAATTCCTTGTCATAAAAACTGTAATGGATGGTTTCGCTAAACCCCCTTGAAATCAAGAATTCGCGGACTTGTTTTTCGATGGACCAATCTTTTTCGGTTACTTCTTCCCTCATAAGAACCCGGGGAAGTTGGGAGGGAATCTGATCCATTCCGTAAAAACGCACAATTTCTTCCACAATGTCAGCTTCACGAGTCAGATCGTTTCTGTAAGGGGGAATTTCCAAACGCCATCCCATTTTGGTACGCCGCGGGTTCAAACCCAGTTGTTTCAGGATGCGCCCCACCGTTCCCAAAGGGATGACCGGACCCAAAAGGCGATGGATTGTTTTTTCCTGAAGGGAAAACTGAAGTTTTTCCTGCTTGCGCGGATAGAGGTCCGTAATTTGTTGGCAAAGTTCACCGCCCGCAAACTCAAGAATAAAACGGGCAAGACGGTCCATGGCATTACGAACGCCTTCAGGGGAAACGCCGCGTTCAAAGCGGTAAGATGATTCCGTCTTCATGCCCAGTTTCTTGGCTGTTTTACGGATGACATCGGGATTAAAAGCCGCTGCTTCAAGCACAACAAGGCTTGTGTCCTGTTGAACCCCTGAATGCTCCCCCCCCATGATACCCGCCAACGCCATGGGGCCTTCGGCATCGGCAATAACCAAATCTTCCTTGTCCAATTTGCGGTGGGT from Deltaproteobacteria bacterium GWA2_45_12 carries:
- a CDS encoding integration host factor subunit alpha, coding for MTKADIVESIYEKIGFSKKEAQDIVELIFETIKSTLEKGEKIKISGFGNFVVRQKRPRIGRNPQTGQEIEITARKVLTFKPSQILKMALNK
- a CDS encoding phenylalanine--tRNA ligase subunit beta; the encoded protein is MKISCRWLKELLPALKLSPQGLAEKLTLIGLEVEAIEDQSKKWEGIIVGLVLSKEKHPQADRLSVCRVSDGKQEYQVVCGAPNVEAEKKYPFAQIGTVFPNGLVIQKASLRGVESHGMLCSAKELGLAEESQGLLILSDKAKPGETLAHHLGYNDHILEVAVTPNRGDCLSHIGLARELASFLGLPFKQARNYFVEGTYPTKTYVKVRVRDRKACPRYCLRVIRGVAIGPSPQWLQAKLESLGVRPINNIVDATNYVMLETGHPLHAFDHRFVRGGSLVVRRAENGEVLKTLDATHRKLDKEDLVIADAEGPMALAGIMGGEHSGVQQDTSLVVLEAAAFNPDVIRKTAKKLGMKTESSYRFERGVSPEGVRNAMDRLARFILEFAGGELCQQITDLYPRKQEKLQFSLQEKTIHRLLGPVIPLGTVGRILKQLGLNPRRTKMGWRLEIPPYRNDLTREADIVEEIVRFYGMDQIPSQLPRVLMREEVTEKDWSIEKQVREFLISRGFSETIHYSFYDKELAAKINLNQEGAVLIQNPLSQEMSVMRQSLVPQLLTTLVKNKQASSSLRFFEIRSVYPSSSLQEKRLTGVFTGALWDKQWRASPRNLDFFDGKGFLTYLFNQVAVSWIDGAGVSYLHPHQSLKIMCGDTRLGVLGALHPEVAQKFEFNEPVYVFDVCFDKLVSKWKTKKNEFKPLSHFPSIGRDMALIADKDLSFGKILETISGYTIPWLDKVDLFDLYQGQGIPDGKKSLALSMMYQNAERTLTDEEVNQVHFNLVKRLQKDLAVSLR